The Lactuca sativa cultivar Salinas chromosome 2, Lsat_Salinas_v11, whole genome shotgun sequence genome includes the window AACACTAGAATTCATAGGAAAACCACAAGATGTaagagttcatggcccaagaacatcttggaccgtgaacccttcTTTAAAGGGGAAAATGGTGCCTAGTCCTTGCCTTATGCAATGAAAGTATATTAGGCTTGTATCTTAGGGTGTACAAGActagaaatcacccaaaaacaccaagagtaaggtgttcacggcccaagaagttcttggaccgtgaactccaaactcaagggccaaaagatgcttttaatcctccaaaagccttggacactatcttagattagttcctagttaattaaGGGACTAGGAATCACCaaaaacccatccccatgagagattacggccgtaatctctaagggaaatggtcccatggccgtgaactccctaaaGGAGTTGAAAGGAGCCCTAGTCTCTTCCACGGACCAAACCAtcaagtaggaatgcttctagggaacatttagaacttcaaaacaccaaataacataagacttaggagcttacggccgtaaactcaagggtttatgaccgtaaactccttgtgagttggttcttggagagtaaactcatgaatggggtcctttggaaccctaaaaccCTAGCCTTGGCCTACAACAACTTatatgcaatccttagggctaataacacttattgaaggtgtttagcatgtctaGGGTGTcatgactttgtttattagttgtttatagactaatttgatacatatatgtgatattatatgttaattaggatcatagagtgtgttcaagacttcacttgacacctagcaatcctacctcttcagttcttcagtaccactcacaacaggtgagttcataccccttaatcaatgttttaaatgtttttaaatgttttatgggggggatacaagtagaatcatgctagttattatatcaatcacatgtgattaataagcagcattcaaatgatttactacacattagctgttttaccaaaaaaTTGTTATTCAAATGATTTTCTAAACGTTTTATAggttttaaaactccttattaaactgttcattatactttgtatgtttcattttcaaactcatttataattgtgtttcaaacaaatgtttctttatacttaaactattttatcaaacccatgctttcaacctgttttatagattgacatcaagtcgatcttttcttagatagaaatcatattcaaaaggttttacaaaacttattttatgattttatattgtcaattgcatgcctatatatgtatagttatataagaaatgtttaaaggacttaggaaggctatccaccctatttccttttcgcgcttgagatgtggtatggtgggatatcgggtacccgtccgacgGTCGTTtagatattagttatatatcatttgtacatatatagtcataaaggttcttccatgttcattcaatacccttgggtagcaagggtatacgtccatgttcatacgtaccagttacattactagtaagctaccataggggtagttcagaagatactagaactattactagaacacgatatcatacaatgagtcagttcattcatgagtcaatacttgctagatagagagagaacacacatttcaGCTaccacacgcagaacattacaatacattactatacatttacatgagtacgtttacatgattacatttacatgagtacgtttacatgattacgcttacatgagtacgtatacatagatacgtttacatagatacccggttataagcatgcctatatatgtatagttatatatgtaatgtttaaaggacttgggaaggctatccaccctatttccttttcgcgcttgagatgtggtctggtgggatatcaggtatccgtccgaaggtcgtttaaatattagttatatatcatgtgtacatatatggacataatagttaaTTTCAGTCatttcagtacctttgggtaacaaaggcatacgttcatatactcttacatgattacgcttacatgagtacatatacatagatacgtttacatagagacccggttataagcatgcctatatatgtatagttatataagtaatgtttaaaggacttaggaaggctatccaccctatttccttttcgctcttgagatgtggtatggtgggatatcaggtatccgtccgaaggtcgtttaaatattagttatatatcatgtgtacatatatggacataatagttcctttcagccagttcaatacctttgggtagcaaaggcatacgttcatatactcttacatgattacgcttacatgagtacgtatacatagatacgtttacatgagtgcgcttacatatacgataataggacagacatcactaggtgctatagcatagaacaagttcaggatctaactataccgatgaatcacaacacaTTATGATagtatatcgggtatacatgatcatagtaatgtggatgttcacggcttgcatacatgcaggggtcgtgtaaaggtcccaaaatccctttgacaggggagcgtatagtctgggatctagccatcatattattccttatccctcaaataaggcaataagagtacagaagtagtcacttattacaaatactacattaCTCAcaaaattaccctagacttaaggtaattagtacgatTGTAGtccgacactacaccatagtactatttcattttcccattacattcatttcGTGagcattcacacgacgcacggtaatgtagaaactatatttttggttaatgatagtcagatttgggaaaatacacactcttacaaaagacacacacacatacactagatgccttggtagaaggatacttttagtaggaaacatatggttttctaggatgttcatatacattttcaatacttacagttcatatacatacaaatacttacatttcaaatacatacaaatacttacatacaaattaagacactaaaatacttatgatctcaccagttttaaagctgatactctctttcaaaataacttgtatcctcaggtcaaccatagacaggtaccgatgcaaggttcagagaagatggtgctcgttcaagactcatctttcattttgatttatagcatagtgtttattataatttgacagaacacacttgtattaaaattatattattaatgcaatggatgatgttgttgcttgtttactacttttcattgttgtgatactgtacatgacgttatccgctccggaacgtttccgccgttcatggttttggggtgtgacaaactccTTGACTCCTATATGTGAAGATTGATAAATGTattattacttataaataattaatttatatttcaaaatttaGATGGGGTGGGTCATAAACGGATCAGATCGATagtgatccatacccgacccttttaataaaagggttgacgAGTATGAGTCGTTAATGGGTAAATGAATCATAAAATATGATCCAAACCCATTAATTTTGCACGGGTTTGGGGtggatcagggtcaaaacccgctccatttCCCAGTCTAGTCAAAGGGGTGGAGGATTTAGGAAAATGGCTTAAAGATATGTTGGTTGAAAATGGGTGTAGCTTTAATGGAAGAAAAGATGTTTCAAATGCATGTGGATTAGGAGAGTCTATAAGGGCGATGATAGTGGTTGTGAGTTTAATGGAAAATTAACAACAAAACTTGGACtcgttttcattttttattaaaattgcaAGATTTTTCCTTAATTACACATGGATGTTtgtcaacattttttttttttacaatttaacatCAATTTAAGTgttttcaattttctttttaGATTATTACCCAAACATGAGAGAGAGACATAGGCAAGGGTTTTAACACAAAGACAAAACATGGGCAAAGCACCATTTTACAAACGTTTAACACCATATTTCTAACGGTGTTAGAGGAGGGATGACCAATGCAAAAAAATCCTAATTCAAGGACTATCGGTGTAAAAAGTAGAATTTGGACTCAAGTTGTTTGATTTAGCAAACTATAGGGAGCATTAAAAAAACATCTTCGGATGAACCCTTTTTCTATCGGATATTTGAGCAAAATTGGAAGGCAAAAGTAAATGTAATggttttaacaattaaaaaaattacatgagttttttttttttttttttttttttttttttttttttttttttttgagtgaAGACCTAAAATGAGTTgggttttattgtatttttttttccctATTTCATGATGTTTAGCCCAAAAAATAACCCCCAAAGGCCAAAGCCAAACCAAGCAATGTGTCAAGAGAAGCATGAAATCCAGGACTAAAGAAAAGTGGGGTTTTGACTTTTGACAATCAACTGACTGCAAGATGAAATCGATAAGCCTTAGACTATATCGACGATAACACCCCCACTAACTTCAGACACAattagtgttgtaaaactcgtcgagttggccgaGTACTCCGTACTCGGCCCCTTACTAAGGCGAGTTAAGAAATCCGAATACTCCTCGATCCGCCCCTTACTGAAGCAAATAATATTGTAAAACTCGagcaactcggtgattaatatgtataatatacttaatgatttattatttaacacacaaacatgtgattattactatatatatatatatatatatatatatatatatatatatatatatatatatatatattaaatttttagtaattattcacgaaaTGAGATCATTGtgtgtttttcagtttttatatattcacatatatctaatttttttttatatattttaatcaacttatggttttaacttatgtttttgacatatataattttcctaataatatttctacatgaattaccgtaTCCGAGTACTCatcgagtactcgctactcgataGTCAATTgaacaggtaccgagtagcgaATTCTACAATCATGGACGCaatcaacatattttttttacaatttaacatCAATTTAGGTGTTTTCAAATTTCTTTTTAGATTATTACCCaaacatgagagagagagaggcaagGGTTTTAACAAAAAGACAAAAACATGAGCAAAAGCGCCATCTTACAAACGTCTAACAACATATTTCTAACCGTGTTAGAGGGATGGAGGGACGACCAATGCAATAAAATCCTAATTTAAGTACTATTGgtgtaataaaaataaaacttggACTCAAGTTGTTTGaattaccaaaccatagggagcattaaaaaaatatattcagATAAACCCTTTTGTCTATCGGATATTTGAGCAATATTAAATGTAGGCgttttaacaattaaaaagttacatgaggtttttttttttttttttttttaagaaccCAAAATGAGTTTGCCCTTGTTATTTCATGATGTTTGGCCCAACAAATAACCCCAAAGCCACAGCCAAACCAAGCAATGTGTCAAGAGAATCATGAAATCCCCGGGCAAAGAAAAAGTGGGGTTTTGACTTTAACTGACCGCAGATGAAATCGATGAGCCTCAGACTATATCGACGACAGCACCCCCAGTAACTTCAGACGCAAGCAGATGAAAATCCACGGCGACGTGAATGTTCAGTCGCTGTTTCATTCATTCAGACATGGGTTTAGAAGCCTCTCTCACAACGCCCACTGGGTTACTTCATCTGGATTCCAAATTTCTATTGCAAGTAGCATACTCAGTGTTGCTGGTTTGATTCTTGCTTTTAGAGATGAAAGAGGAAGGAGGGGTTTCAACAATTTATTCTTATCATGGTCGTCATCGTCGGAGAGCGAATCTTCGCCTGAGAAATCGTGGGTCGTTCCCGGATTGCAAAATCTCGGCAACAATTGCTTCTTGAACGTAGTTCTGCAGGTATCATAATCGTTATAACTTATCAATTTTAGAATACAAATCCACATGGTTTCTACTGGGACTTTGATTCCATGATGCATTACTTTGTtggaatttgattttttttaggcTTTGGCCAGCTGTTCTTCCTTTCTGAGTTCCCTCCAGAAGATTGTGGAGGATTTCGAAGCTTCATCAGAGATCGAAGTAAACGAGGACATGCCACTTGCAGTCTCGTTGAATGCTCTATTGCAAGGTAACAATCTTACCATGAAACACCCCCAAATGATTCCATATCATCAACTAAACAGCTGAGATTTACTGTAGAATTACGCATCATTCGACATAAAGGAAAAGTATTAAGTCCACGAAAAGTGATGCTTGCAATGGCTCTTTATACCCCTAACTTCAACCTAACAAGTCAACAGGTGAGAttatcatcattaccacatcaatcATGTTGTTCTATCATCATCTGTTTAATATATCGACTTTTGTTCAGGATGCAGAAGAAGCATTAGCCCACATGTTATCTTCTTTAAGAGAAGAATGTTCAGTATGTTTTGGCTCAAATCATAATTCTCTAACTATTGCAACTGCATCCAGTAATCGTATTCTTTCCCCAAATGGAAGGATTATCCACAGTGATCTAGAAAGATGGACTCAGAGTTTTCTTGGACCCTTTAATGGAATCATTGGCAGCATTTTGACTTGTCAAAGCTGTTCGTTTCAGGTTGAATGGTACTtctgtttttctttcttttttcacTAATCACAGCTTTCTTCTTATGTTTAATATAAGAAGTGGATGAGTTTCATATTTCACATTTTTCTAATTCATTTTGCAGATTTCACTCGACTTCCAATTCTTCAATTGTTTATACCTTTCACCACCAACATATGGTGGTGGTTCTATCGTATGTAAAATTCATatattttaacttttaatttgTTATACATGCTAACAAGAGTTATCATCAAAGTTAACATATACTTTTTTTTATGATCCTATTATCATATTTAGATGCCTGGATGCTCTATAGAAGATTGCATGAAGCAATTTTTTGTTGCAGAAAGGCTTGAAAATTATTTTTGCACTCATTGCTGGCATACTTCTGCCACGAAATATTTATCTCTGCTAAATAAAAACGAGGTGAGTAGTGAGTTACaattatttatcatttatctaAACACAATTTTTCATTAATTCATTTCATTACTTTATTAAAGATTTTGTTGAACTAAAATAGTATTCATGCTCAAATTATCAGACAGATATTGAAAAACTCCAAAATTGTAGCAAACAAGATACATGTGGCTGCAGAAATATACAATCTCTTAAATCATTACCTTGGTCAAATAACTATTCACATACATTCAAGCAATTACATATTGCACGTAGTCCAAAGGTAATGTTATATTCTTTATTTAACCTTTAATGTTAATGTACATTTTGACTCTAATAAATGTGTTCTTATACTTGTATAGATTTTATGCCTCAATTTACAACGTGCTTCAATTAATGCATTTGGGGAATCCGTTAAGCTCCaggtaattctttttttttttgttatgtgtTCATGTACattgtattttgtgttttgttgtTTATTATTTATAACCAAAGTTTATAATTTTAGGGTCATATCTCTTTTCCTTTGAGTTTGAACATGTCACGATTCCAAAACAGAGGAGTTGAAATAAAACATATGGAGCAAAATCAACAGCCGATTCGTTATTCTCACATTTTCAAATTACAGAATGATAGTCACCCTTTGTGCAATGTatacaaacaaggaaaagaaagcAATTTAACAGAAAAATATACTGATTTTGTGGAAACTAAACAACCTTGTTCAGAAGTTGATAGTGAATTAGAAATCCAAGAGGAACAAAGTCATGAGACTTTGAAGTCAACACCAAATGGAGATCATACATACAATCTTGTTTCTGTTGTGGAGCATTTTGGAAGCACAGGAGGTGGGCATTATACGGTTTACAGAAGAGTAAGTAAAAAGAAAACaaatgatgataataataataatacagaaATTGATGTGATTTCAGAGCCTTGTGATGTGTATTGGGTTGGGGTGTCAGATAGCCATGTTTGTAGGGTATCTGAAGAAGATGTTCTTGGCTCAAGGGCTAGCTTGCTTTTCTATGAAAGAGTTTTAGAAAGTTGACAATTTGGTGCTAGAAACAATCGAACAATGAGCTTGTTATATGTTGAATTCAGATTGGAGTTTTGAGTTTTGTAACTGAGATGGATTTTAAATTagcttatgttttttttttttttttttttttataaaatgattattAGGTATGCAGTAATAAAGTTTAGGAAAATTTGTTAAAGTTTACTTATGTGGTACCTAAATGCGATTCATTGATAAGTTGTTTTGGCAAGTCTTGTTTGTAcactttcaaaaataaaatacggtagtttataaataatttatcaaaaaaaaagtACAATCTCATAGTCCAACCTTCAAAATGATGTCAAAATATCATTTACACATTTTTCTTGTGTCTTTTGTAAGTTtgcaaaagttttttcttttaaataatttaGCTATAAAAATGTGAAAAGGAGACAAATTGAGGAAAGAAGAGAACAAGTGAAGTGTACCATTACGAATGAAAGGGAACACAAACCGACATGTGCATCGACGAAATTGAGTTAGTTACATATAAATATTTGAGTGGTCATTAAAATACTATTTTGTCACACTTTTTCCATTCCTCATAACCACACATTTTAAAGTTACAAGATGACCACCAACCCCGCAAATTAGTGACCTTTTAGTTCGCGGTTTAAGGTTACCAAAATGCTAACTTTAAATATGATATCTAACACATGCTCTCTTTCAACAATAAGAAAAAGGAAACTGCAAATAGATCGTAAATTATTTGTAATTGATGTTTGTTGGAAAACATGACATCACAACAAGTGTCATATTTTAGACTTATATGTTGGTATCGAGTTTTGTTCAAAATGAAAAACCCTTGTTCGCATTGTGTTTTGTTCAAAACAAAGCTCGTAGATTTATTTATCATTCACAAATGATTAAAATTATCGTATTCTACTTCATCTCTATCCCAAGAATCCGAAGTACCATTGTTGCTGTTTGTGGAgataaatattttgaatttaacaaacaacaatttttctaaaaagtatcgaataataatatttttattaaaagtacAAAAAAAACAGTATTAAAAGTTACAAACGATAATATTATAATAAACATTAAATAATTTAATAAGAAAGTGTTTCGTTATCCAATACATCTAGATAGTTGATGGTAGGAGCATGTGGTCTCACAACAAGAGTAGAGTGGGTAGTCTGATATATTACGAAAGTCCTTTGCGATGACATTGATAACAATTGCATGTGAAAGATTGTAAACATTAATACGTCATGAATGAAATAAATGTCACATAAAAAGTTATCAAAATTTGATTTTGGCTGGAAATCATAGTGAGTCAAAACTCGTGATGtgttaacatttttaaaattttgggaAAAAAATGGTGTTGTAACGATGACGAAAATAGGAATGAACAAATATCACTAAATAACAATTCACCTCCGAAAATATATTCACTTTCTATTCACATATTCGTTTTCATGTATGTAAGGTTGTGAAAACATATAAATATCAATTTGTTTTAGATatttgttttcaaaaacaaatatgCATATTATTTATAGTTATAGATTATGTCTGTAAACCATGTTTTTCAAGAGTTACtggttttcaaagtacaatgttacaATTGTACATGTTTGTGGTTGTGTGTTTGACTGTAGCAAAAACAAAAAAGTACATTTTTGCCAAACATTCTATTTCTTTCACAACAAAGtcaattttcacaaaaacaaCTATTGCTTAAACTCCCACAAGTTTGctcaaatgtattttttttttttctatttcccAAAAAAATACTCATTTTTTCTCAAATATTTGTCAAAATATCACTTATCCAAACCACTTAATAGAACACAGAGCAACACCTAAATAAGACCAGTATATATGTTAAACCAATTCATGCATACTAAAAAACATCCAATCTACAAAAgagattatttatttaaatcatacCACATTTTTTAAAAATGGCTCATACATAACATTCATCTATACAAAACAGTAAAAGCCTTGGAAGTTCAAACTTTACCAGAAAGTTAAATTCAAACCATTTTCCTTAACTCAAAATTTTCAACTTCCACAAGCCAAGCACTCATCACGATTCATCAATGAACACACCATTTCAGACATTCCAGTATTCTTCTTATCTTCATCACTCACATTCTTCGGTTTTTCCTATACATTAAAACAAAAGACTTGGGTTTATATTACCCAAAAAAAAAGGCagaaaaaaacaaataacaaactCATTAAAAAAAACACCTTGAGCATGTCAGTATTAACAGTGAACTTAATTGCATCAGCTGCAGCACGTGAACGCAGATAATACATCCCTGTTTTCAGCCCCTAATATCAAACAAAACAACCATGTAAACAAATATTATACTTTAAAAGttgtagcattgtactttcataaatttatttgttttataATAAAACAAATAATCAAAAAGTAGGTTGTTATTATTCCTTGCAtttaatacctttgaccatgcaTGAAAATGTAAAGAAGTAAGCTTCCCAAAATTGGGTTGATCCATATGAATATTCAAACTTTGACTTTGGTCAATGTAGCATCCACGATCCACAGCCATGTCAACCAATGTCCTTTGCTTGATTTCCCAAACAGTTCTGATGCCACATCACCATTCAACAAACATAAATACAATGCTATTTActatataaaataaaaactcaAAAATCATACTTGTAAATAGCCTTGAGATTTTCAGGAATTTCCATAATTTTCTGAACAGAACCATCTTCATAAATTATCTGATTCTTGACAGCAGGAGACCAGATCCCCATTTCAGTCAAGTCATGCAGCAGATGCTTGTTGACCACCACAAACTCTCCactataaaattataataaaaaaaatttatataaactaaATATATTATGAAATGAAAGatataaaaataacatatacctTAAAACCCTGCGACTGTAGATATTAGAGGTATACGGCTCGAAACACTCGTTATTTCCAAGAATCTGGCTGGTTGAAGCGGTCGGCATTGGGGCCACAAGTAGGGAATTCCTGATTCCATTCCTGGATATCATTCCACGAAGGACATTCCAGTCCCATAAATTTGAAGGTGTTACTCCCCACATGTCTGGTTGCAGAACTCCCtacaagaataaaaaaaaaacatttgtttCGTTTAAAGGAATGGAATCAACAATTCTAATCAGAATGGAATGTAATTCCGTTCATTTTGTTACCTTGCTAACAGGACTTCcaacatatgtttcatatgtgcCTTCTTTTTCAGCTAATTCACAAGAAGCTTTTAGGGCGTGATAGTATATTGTTTCAAATATGTCCTTGTTCAACTGTTGAGCCTGAAATTTTGAATGAAGAGAATTAGTGTAAAAGAAAAACATTTATCATATTTTGagatttataaaataataataaaaaaaagaagaGATGGATTGGATTGGATTGGAATACCTCTGGTGAATCAAATGCCATACCAAGTAATATAAAAGTATCTGCAAGACCTTGGACTCCAATACCAATAGGCCTATGTCTAAGATTTGATCTTTTTGCAGTTTCAACAGGGTAATAATTTACATCAATAATTTTGTTGAGGTTTGTAGTAATAGTTGATGTCACCTGGTTTAATAATTAAGATAGTGAAATTTTAATTATCTTTTTAAAAGAAGTAAGAAAAATATGATAACAAGAAACTAAAACCTCTGCTAGTTTTTCAAAATCAAAGTAGCGATTGCTAGAACCTCTGCTGCCAACAAGCTTTGATGGTTGGGATTCTGCTGGAACACCCTACAAGAGGGCATAAAAGGGATTTTAGAAGAGAAATATTGACAGGGTTTAAGAGGGTATATCAGTCATTTTACCTTTTCTCTGACATATCGTGGTAATGCAATAGATGCAAGATTACATACAGCAGTTTCTGTTGGACTTGTGTACTCGATAATCTCAGTACATAAATTGGAAGACTTTAT containing:
- the LOC111918907 gene encoding ubiquitin carboxyl-terminal hydrolase 27 isoform X1, yielding MKIHGDVNVQSLFHSFRHGFRSLSHNAHWVTSSGFQISIASSILSVAGLILAFRDERGRRGFNNLFLSWSSSSESESSPEKSWVVPGLQNLGNNCFLNVVLQALASCSSFLSSLQKIVEDFEASSEIEVNEDMPLAVSLNALLQELRIIRHKGKVLSPRKVMLAMALYTPNFNLTSQQDAEEALAHMLSSLREECSVCFGSNHNSLTIATASSNRILSPNGRIIHSDLERWTQSFLGPFNGIIGSILTCQSCSFQISLDFQFFNCLYLSPPTYGGGSIMPGCSIEDCMKQFFVAERLENYFCTHCWHTSATKYLSLLNKNETDIEKLQNCSKQDTCGCRNIQSLKSLPWSNNYSHTFKQLHIARSPKILCLNLQRASINAFGESVKLQGHISFPLSLNMSRFQNRGVEIKHMEQNQQPIRYSHIFKLQNDSHPLCNVYKQGKESNLTEKYTDFVETKQPCSEVDSELEIQEEQSHETLKSTPNGDHTYNLVSVVEHFGSTGGGHYTVYRRVSKKKTNDDNNNNTEIDVISEPCDVYWVGVSDSHVCRVSEEDVLGSRASLLFYERVLES
- the LOC111918907 gene encoding ubiquitin carboxyl-terminal hydrolase 27 isoform X2; the protein is MKIHGDVNVQSLFHSFRHGFRSLSHNAHWVTSSGFQISIASSILSVAGLILAFRDERGRRGFNNLFLSWSSSSESESSPEKSWVVPGLQNLGNNCFLNVVLQALASCSSFLSSLQKIVEDFEASSEIEVNEDMPLAVSLNALLQELRIIRHKGKVLSPRKVMLAMALYTPNFNLTSQQDAEEALAHMLSSLREECSVCFGSNHNSLTIATASSNRILSPNGRIIHSDLERWTQSFLGPFNGIIGSILTCQSCSFQISLDFQFFNCLYLSPPTYGGGSIMPGCSIEDCMKQFFVAERLENYFCTHCWHTSATKYLSLLNKNETDIEKLQNCSKQDTCGCRNIQSLKSLPWSNNYSHTFKQLHIARSPKILCLNLQRASINAFGESVKLQGHISFPLSLNMSRFQNRGVEIKHMEQNQQPIRYSHIFKLQNDSHPLCNVYKQGKESNLTEKYTDFVETKQPCSEVDSELEIQEEQSHETLKSTPNGDHTYNLVSVVEHFGSTGEPCDVYWVGVSDSHVCRVSEEDVLGSRASLLFYERVLES